In the genome of Mixta calida, the window GGCTATATCGCCCAACGCAGCGGCGGGCTGTTCGGCAAGAAGGTGCTGGATGTCGGCTGCGGCGGCGGTATTCTGGCGGAAAGCATGGCGCGCGAAGGCGCGCAGGTGACCGGGCTGGATATGGGCGCCGAGCCGCTGGAGGTGGCGCGTCTGCATGCGCTGGAGAGCGGCGTTAGCGTCGACTATATCCAGCAGACGGTTGAAGATCATGCCGAACAGCATGCCGGAAGCTATGACGTCGTCACCTGTATGGAGATGCTGGAGCATGTGCCGGACCCGCGTTCGGTGGTGCACGCGTGCGCGAAGCTGGTGAAGCCGGGCGGCGAGGTGTTTTTCTCCACCATTAACCGCAACGCCAAAGCCTGGCTGATGGCGGTGATCGGCGCCGAATATGTGCTGCGCATGGTGCCGCGCGGCACCCATGACGCGAAGAAGTTTATCCGTCCGGCGGAGCTGCTGAACTGGGTGGATGAGACGCCGCTGCGCGAGAAGCACATTATCGGCCTGCACTACAATCCGCTGCGCGACAGCTTCCGCCTCGCGCCGGGCGTGGACGTCAACTACATGCTGCATACCCATCACGGCGACTAACCTTCAAGACGTCTATTAAAAAGAAACCGGCTATATGCCGGTTTTTTTATAGAGAAAATTTATAGAAATATTTATCCAGCACCTGAGCAACTTATGCAGGCGCTGTTTTACAGGGCTGGACTGCCTAATATTTATTCATTATTATTAAGCGGAATTAATTAAAAGGAACTTAATGTGGGTGATGCTGCCAACTTACTGATTTAGTGTATGATGGTGTTTTTGAGGTGCTCCAGTGGCTTCTGTTTCTATCACCTGTCCCTCCTGTTCAGCTACTGACGGGGTGGTGCGTAACGGCAAAAGCACTGCCGGACATCAGCGCTATCTCTGCTCTCACTGCCGTAAAACATGGCAACTGCAGTTCACTTACACCGCTTCTCAACCCGGTACGCACCAGAAAATCATTGATATGGCCATGAATGGCGTTGGATGCCGGGCAACCGCCCGCATTATGGGCGTTGGCCTCAACACGATTTTACGTCACTTAAAAAACTCAGGCCGCAGTCGGTAACCTCGCGCATACAGCCGGGCAGTGACGTCATCGTCTGCGCGGAAATGGACGAACAGTGGGGCTACGTCGGGGCTAAATCGCGCCAGCGCTGGCTGTTTTACGCGTATGACAGGCTCCGGAAGACGGTTGTTGCGCACGTATTCGGTGAACGCACTATGGCGACGCTGGGTCGTCTTATGAGCCTGCTGTCACCCTTTGACGTGGTGATATGGATGACGGATGGCTGGCCGCTGTATGAATCCCGCCTGAAGGGAAAGCTGCACGTAATCAGCAAGCGATATACGCAGCGAATTGAGCGGCATAACCTGAATCTGAGGCAGCACCTGGCACGGCTGGGACGGAAGTCGCTGTCGTTCTCAAAATCGGTGGAGCTGCATGACAAAGTCATCGGGCATTATCTGAACATAAAACACTATCAATAAGTTGGAGTCATTACCCTTAATGTGATGGACACAACTGAAGAACTTCATGGAACTTATTTTTATGGGGGTTTAAATAACCTCTCATCTGGAGAGTTATTTTTCTGGATTTTTCTCGATAAAGTTGACGAACATTTTTCGGGAATAAAAGATATTACAGCGGTTACTTGCATCTTACTTGGCCAGCCAGTTTTAAAAACCAGACGTAAGCCAGGCAGGACAACCAAAGGAACATCATTAGCCTCTAAATTTTCTCGCCGCTGGCTTGATATTGAATTACCGTTCAGGCTTCCTACATTTACAAATACAAGCGCCAGGCTATTAAAACCAATGATGGTAAATAATCTTGGGGCTTTTGTCGGCCGAACGGTTCCTGTTGTAGGCTGGGCTATCATTGCATACGATGTTTCGACTATCGCCTATAAAACCATGACCACCTATAACTACCTGGCAAGAAAAGAAGATAAAATATGGTAACAGAGAAGGATAAAGATGTACTGGAATTCTTCCAGCGTAATCTGCCCGCAGTCGGCACCTGGACATTCAGGAGCGTTCCTCCTGGTTTTGACGATATTTTACAGGAGATAACAGAACCTGATGACTTGATCATAGCCATAGATAAATTTGAGGATTTTTTCAACGTTGACGTGTCAAATCTGGAAATAAATAATTATTATCCCTGGAAACGACCTTATTTTTTCAGGAAATGGTTTACTAAAAACCCGGTCAGACAAACAAAAAAACCTCTGACAATAAAAATGTTTGCCGAATCCGCCAAAGCAGGCCGGTGGCTTTATGACTGAGGCGTATTATGCATCCGTTAAACGACCAGTAAAAAACGGACAGAAACTAATTAGACAAAATAATGCTGGTCACCTTAAGTGACCAGCATTAACCCGCAGGTCGCCTTTTTTATGCCCGGCTTAACGCGCCAGCCAGCCGCCGTCGACCGCCAGCGTATAGCCGCTGATGTAGTCGGCGGCAGACGAGGCGAGGAACACCACCGGCCCCATCAGATCCTGCGGCAGGCCCCAGCGTCCCGCCGGGATGCGGCTAAGGATCTCTTCGCTGCGCGCCTTATCCTCGCGCAGCTGCTGCGTATTGTTGGTCGCCATATAGCCCGGCGCGATGGCGTTCACATTGATATTGTGCGCAGCCCACTCGTTGGCCATCAGACGGGTCAGGCCCATCACCGCGCTTTTCGATGCGGTGTAGGAAGGCACGCGGATGCCGCCCTGGAAAGAGAGCATCGAGGCGATATTGATAATCTTGCCGCCGTTGCCCTGCTTAATAAACTGACGCGCCACCGCCTGCGACATAAAGAATACCGTTTTGCTGTTGATATTCATCACGTCGTCCCAGTCTTTTTCGCTGAACGCCAGCGCATCTTCGCGGCGGATAATCCCGGCGTTGTTGACCAGAATATCGATATGCCCGAATTCGGCGACCGCTTTTTCCAGCAGCGCCGGAATCCCGTCCTGCTTGCTGAGGTCCGCCTTCAGGCTTAAGAAGCGGCGGCCGGTCTCCTCAATTTTATCTGCGGTTTCCAGCGGTTCGACGACATTGATGCCGACGATATCGCAGCCCGCCTGCGCCAGGCCAATCGCCATTCCCTGCCCCAAACCGGTATCGCAGCCGGTGACGATCGCAACTTTGCCTTGCAGGGAGAATTTATCAAGAATCATGCTTTTTTCCTTTTCTGCGCGCCTGAAATGCGCCAATTGCTCAGGGAATATTCCCGCTCAGCGCATCCGTCGTTCGCCGCTGACAATCAGCGATATCGCGGATGCGCCCATTTTATTGCCGTGCAGCACGGCGTTATTGATAAAACGTTTTTTAGAAACTGTACTGAATGCCGGTGCGCATACGCGTTTGCCGTTCATCACTGTTTTTATGCACGCTGATATTGCCGACCTCAATATAAGGCGCCAGCGCCTTGCTGTATTTCCATCGCGCCTTGAGATTATGTTCATAGTCCCATTTCTTATTATCGAAACGGATCTGGTCGCTGTGCTTATAGATGTAGTTATATTCAATACGCCAGTCGGTAAAGTTATAGCCGAGCCAGAATTCGCCGCGATTGGTTTTCATATCCTCTTTGCCTGGCTTACTCTCGCGCTTATATTCATAGCGATAGCGGCCGTTAAGGTAAAAGCCGTTATTAAAATCGTAGCCGGTTAACAGCAGCGGCTTATAGATGCTGCTGTCGCTGCCCGATTCCAGCGTAAAGCCGGGCTGAAGAAACCACTGCGGCGTCACCTTATACTGCCAGTTAATGCTGCTTTCGCTGCCGTTGCTGACGGTATCGTGAAAGGCTTTATTCGGATCGTCGCCGCCTGACTTCCACTTGGTTTCCAGCGCAAAACCGACGCCGTTGGCGAAGCGGTGCGACACGGTGATGCGATCCTTATGCACCCGGCTGTCATCCTGCCATTCATGCCGGTAATCCAGCGTAACGGCTGAAGCGGAAGCCGACAGCAGCCCGCAGAAAATAACGATCTGTTTATTCATGATGCAATCCCTTTGGTAAGAATTTTTATTTTTATCTGTTTATTATTTTTCGCTTTTCAGGAAAGCGTTGCTGACGTCGATATTTCCCGTTACCGCATCGGCATACATACCGGGCTTACTGCGTAGCGAGATATTGTTTTCAAAGTTGCCCTGTTTTTCCGGCTGCGTATAGGGGCCGGGGCGGAAGATAAAATTAAAGCGTTTATTGTCAACGGCGATATTATTTTTCACCCACAGCGCGCCGGGATTAAAATTATCGGTAAAGCCGTCCATGCCGTTTTCTATCGCCACGCTGTCGGAAATACGGTGGGCCACCGGAATGCCCTCGCCGCCCAGCTTAAAGCCATTATTGACGTTGCGCAGCGCCACGCTATTTTCAATGGTGACGACGCCGTTCGGCCCGTCCTCGATCTTATTAAACAGATCGTAGCCATCATCGATATTGTCGTGGGAAAAGCAGGCCACCAGCCTGTTGCCTTCGCCGACGCGCATTTTCACCGCGAAACCGTCGGCATTGATCATGCCGGGATCTTTATTTCCCCAGGACTCCGAATGAGAGACGGTATTGTAGCTGGCCCACAGCGCGCGTCCGATGCCCGGCGGCGAGGCGATCCAGATGCCGGTGTCGTCAGCCTGCCAGGCGGTGACGCGGTTAATCAGGTTGTGACTGCCGGAGATGGAGAAGCTTTTGCTGGTGACGCCGATGCCTTCGATATCCCAGTAGCTGGCGGCCAACTGCAAGCCGTGAAACACCGCCTTGTCGCCCATTGGCCGCAGATGCTTGCGCTGTTCGGGACCGCCGCTAACCGCCGCCGCCAGCGTCGTATAGGGATAGTCGCCGTCTGCCAGCCACAGCACGCCGCCCGGCGCCAGCAGCGCCGCCGCGCTGGCGACATCAAGCGGATACGCCTGGCTGCCGTCGTTTTGCGCGCTTCCCTGCGGCGAGGCGTAGAGCGCCTTCGCGTCCGCCACCTTTTTACGGGTCACCTGTAACTGCCCGCTTACCTTCTCGCCGTCGGCCAGCGCCAGCGTATAGTTTACCGGCGTGGTTTCCGCCTTCAGCGTCAGCGACACGCTGAACATCTCGCCCGCTTTTACCGCCACGCCGCGCACGCATTCAACGCCGTCGCTGCTGACCGTCAGCACGCCGTCGCGATCGCTGCGCAGCCGGAACGCATAGTCCGACGAGGCCGCCACCGTCGCCGACGCGATCTCGACGTGCGCGGGCTGCGTTTTAGCGACAAACTTTTTACCCGGCGCGGCATGGCGCGGCGTAAGCGTCAGCTGCGCCTGATGTACCGTCATACGGGCGTTGCGCGCGGCAAAGAAGCCCACGTAGTAACGTTCATTATCCAGTACCGTTAGCCGATCCGCGTCGCCCGTTTGCTGCGTCACCCAGCTGTCGCTGCCGACAGGCGCCCATGCGGCGCTGAAGCCTTCATCGCTGCGCGCCAGACGCAGGCGAAAACGGGGCGTTTTATTGAGATCGATATTCTGCTGGTAGGGTTGGCGCTTAATCTCCACGCCGGTATTGCCCCAGCTCTGCGTCACGCCGTTGCGCGCGATCAGCATCGCCTGTACCCGATGATGCGACGCTTTATCCTGGGTCATAATGGCGTTCATCACCATATTGGAGGCGGCGGGAAACTCCTCGTAGCCGGGCTGAATGTTCTCCAGCCGCGGCTTGCCGAGTACGTCGCGCGCCAACAGTCCCGCCCCCTCCTGACCGGCGGGCTTCGCGCCGTTTTCCGGGCCGAACTGATCGATGCTGACTTCCGCCTCCAGCGTCATATTGGCGCTGGCCGGCAGCTGCGTGTAATAGAAGGTCAGGCCGTCATGGCTGTTGCCGATTTTTCCGCCGCGGCTTTCAACCGTGACGGGTAGACGCAGCCTGCCCGGCTGCGCGGCGCCCTCCCCTTCAGCGAAGGTGACCTGGTTTACGCCGATTTTTTCCGGCAGCACGTTAGTCGCGAAATTTTTATCCGTGGACTGGCCAAAGGTGATGGCGCGCCACGTCAGGTTTTCCGCCTCCGGCGGGGCGTCAGCGGCCCAGACGCTACCGACGCCGCTGACAAGCAGTAACAGAGGAATGATTTTCATCGATCTCTCCCTGAGGTTAGTGACCATGAATCAGTGAGACTCTTGCGGTTTAGTCGGCTGCGACGCGCTCTTATCATCCGTCAGCGGCACGCTATTCTCCTCAACCAGCGGCGCCAGCTTCATTTTGCGGCAGATGGCGCTGCGGCCCCAACACTCCTCGTAGGGATAGCCCACCAGCGCCTCGATCACCGCGCGCACTTCCGGCTTGATATCGCTTATCTCGCCGCCCGCTTTGATGCGCGCCACCTCTTCCAGCACCACCAGATGCGTTTTACGGTTGAGCAGCATCTGACGGCTGAAGAAAATCGCCATCAGCGCCAAGCCGATCACGCCGCCGAAAAAGACCCAGGAGATGGCGTTCATCGCCTCTGGCGGCTGAGTATGGGATTTAGACTGGAAGCCGTAGTAGCTGAGGATCGCGCCCATCACAAAGACGATAATCGAGCGGACAATCTTTCCGGAGAAGGTCATTGCGCCGGCGTAGATCCCTTCGCGGCGACGGCCGGTAAAGACTTCATCGACATCCGCCAGGAAGGTGTAGACCGTCCAGGGGATGTAGTAGACGCCGCCGGTGCCGAGACCGAAGATGACCGTGATGCCGACGATAGCGAACCAGGCCACCGGCCCGGAGAGATGCAGGAAGTGCAGCAGCGAGTAGCAGCAGACGGCGAAAATAACGATGCTGAGCGCCCAGGTGTAGGGCTTGCTGAAGCCGTTTTTCACGCACAGGCCGATAAATATCGCGGTAGAGATAAGCTGCAACACCGCGTTAAGGCTGTTCAGGCCCGCCAGAATCGCCGGATCGTAGAGCAGCACGAACACCACGTAATAGGTAAAGACCGAAGCGAACAACCACTCCGCGCCGAAGCCGAACAGGTACATACCGAGATGTTTACGGAACACGCGCAGGTAGAAGGTAGACTGCATATCGCGCGCCAGCGCGCAGACGGTTTTCCACAGCGACTGTTTCTGACGCGCGGCTTCCTCGCCCTTATCTTCACGCTCCCAGGTAAAGAGCCAGAGCAGGCCGATGGCAATAAACAGGATTGCGCCGTAGGTCAGGCCGGTATAGAAAAAGGGCCGCGCTGACTCTTTGCCGTACAGCAGAATAAACTGGCCGGGGATCAGCGCCGCGAGGAAGTTGGCGACTTTGCCGAAGATCGCTTTGTAGCCGGTCAGCTTTGAGCGCACCGCAAAATCATCGGTCATTTCGGTCGCCAACGTCTCGTAAGGCACCATTACCGAGGTGTAAATCAGTTCAAACAGAACGTAGGTAGAGAGGTAGTACCAGAAACCGAACCCCTCAACCCACAGCAGCGGATAAAAGATCATTAGCGGCGCGCCGATGAGCAAAAAGAAGCGGCGACGACCAAAGCGTTTCCCCAGCCAGGTTTTACCGAAGTTATCGGTGATATACCCCATCAGCGGATTGCTGATGGCGTCGATAATGCTGGCGACGGAGAAGATAAATGAGGCTTCCAGTAAAGAGAGGCCGCAAAAGGTGGTATAGAAATAGAGCAGCCAGGCGCCGGCGATAGCCAGCGCGCCGCTGCCCAACAGGTTACCGCCGCCGTAGGCCAGCTGATGGCCGAGTCCGACTATCCTTTTTTTTCCCGGAGAGTATGTTTGCCTGCTCATAGTAATAAATCCTTTGAAATTGAACCATTGTTTCAACTTTATTGAATATGTATTTTATAAAACCGGGAGCCAGGGAATAACGTGATGATGGTCCCAATCAGAGCAAATAAATTTCGCGTTAAACAAAGGTTAACGGGATTAACAAATTAGCTATACACCCTCCTCCAGGCGTAAAGGTGTCAGTTATTTCCGATAGCGACGATAAAAATAACCAGGAAGGCAATTAACAAAAAAGGGGGCGTCGGCAGGTAAAGATGGTTGATACAGTCAAATAATACATTAATTGTTATTTTAAATAAAAAAACAAAGTCGGCGCCAAAATAACAATTAAAACGCGTTTAATAAGTGTGCCAGCTTAAATAAACCAGCGGCTCTGCTTTTCTGGCATTACAGATGAAAAGGCGTACCCGCCAGCTCTTGCTCAAGCCAGCTTAAAAAACACTTTATCTTTTTCCGCTTTTCATGTGCATGAGGAAATACCAGATGATGCGCGCTGACTGGCATCGCATAGCTATCGCCAAATACCGATACCAGTTTTCCGGCGCGAATATAATCCTGCGCCAGCAGATTGCTCTCCAGAGAAAACCTGTTACCGCTTGGTTATAGTTACGCTGATATTTATTGTTTACGCCATTAGCGCGTTTGAGATGATCGATCGCCGTCGGCCAGGCCGACGGCGCTTTTCTCACGCGCGAGGTTAAAACTTATATTGCAGGCCGATGCGTAGCCGCGTCTGGCGTTCATCGGTGGTCTTGCGCACGCTGATATCGCCCACTTCAACATAGGGCGCCCAGCTTTGATTGAATTTCCACAGCGCCTTTATATTTTGCTCATAGTCCCACTTTTTATTATCAAAGCGAATCTGATCGCTGTGCTTATAGATGTAGTTATATTCCACCTTCCAGTCAGTAAAATCGTAACCCAGCCAGA includes:
- the ubiG gene encoding bifunctional 2-polyprenyl-6-hydroxyphenol methylase/3-demethylubiquinol 3-O-methyltransferase UbiG, with the protein product MSVSARASNVDHDEIAKFEAVASRWWDREGEFKPLHRINPLRLGYIAQRSGGLFGKKVLDVGCGGGILAESMAREGAQVTGLDMGAEPLEVARLHALESGVSVDYIQQTVEDHAEQHAGSYDVVTCMEMLEHVPDPRSVVHACAKLVKPGGEVFFSTINRNAKAWLMAVIGAEYVLRMVPRGTHDAKKFIRPAELLNWVDETPLREKHIIGLHYNPLRDSFRLAPGVDVNYMLHTHHGD
- a CDS encoding IS1-like element IS1A family transposase (programmed frameshift), which gives rise to MASVSITCPSCSATDGVVRNGKSTAGHQRYLCSHCRKTWQLQFTYTASQPGTHQKIIDMAMNGVGCRATARIMGVGLNTILRHFKKLRPQSVTSRIQPGSDVIVCAEMDEQWGYVGAKSRQRWLFYAYDRLRKTVVAHVFGERTMATLGRLMSLLSPFDVVIWMTDGWPLYESRLKGKLHVISKRYTQRIERHNLNLRQHLARLGRKSLSFSKSVELHDKVIGHYLNIKHYQ
- a CDS encoding STM2901 family protein, encoding MDTTEELHGTYFYGGLNNLSSGELFFWIFLDKVDEHFSGIKDITAVTCILLGQPVLKTRRKPGRTTKGTSLASKFSRRWLDIELPFRLPTFTNTSARLLKPMMVNNLGAFVGRTVPVVGWAIIAYDVSTIAYKTMTTYNYLARKEDKIW
- a CDS encoding DUF1493 family protein, whose translation is MVTEKDKDVLEFFQRNLPAVGTWTFRSVPPGFDDILQEITEPDDLIIAIDKFEDFFNVDVSNLEINNYYPWKRPYFFRKWFTKNPVRQTKKPLTIKMFAESAKAGRWLYD
- the kduD gene encoding 2-dehydro-3-deoxy-D-gluconate 5-dehydrogenase KduD → MILDKFSLQGKVAIVTGCDTGLGQGMAIGLAQAGCDIVGINVVEPLETADKIEETGRRFLSLKADLSKQDGIPALLEKAVAEFGHIDILVNNAGIIRREDALAFSEKDWDDVMNINSKTVFFMSQAVARQFIKQGNGGKIINIASMLSFQGGIRVPSYTASKSAVMGLTRLMANEWAAHNINVNAIAPGYMATNNTQQLREDKARSEEILSRIPAGRWGLPQDLMGPVVFLASSAADYISGYTLAVDGGWLAR
- a CDS encoding oligogalacturonate-specific porin KdgM family protein encodes the protein MNKQIVIFCGLLSASASAVTLDYRHEWQDDSRVHKDRITVSHRFANGVGFALETKWKSGGDDPNKAFHDTVSNGSESSINWQYKVTPQWFLQPGFTLESGSDSSIYKPLLLTGYDFNNGFYLNGRYRYEYKRESKPGKEDMKTNRGEFWLGYNFTDWRIEYNYIYKHSDQIRFDNKKWDYEHNLKARWKYSKALAPYIEVGNISVHKNSDERQTRMRTGIQYSF
- a CDS encoding right-handed parallel beta-helix repeat-containing protein, giving the protein MKIIPLLLLVSGVGSVWAADAPPEAENLTWRAITFGQSTDKNFATNVLPEKIGVNQVTFAEGEGAAQPGRLRLPVTVESRGGKIGNSHDGLTFYYTQLPASANMTLEAEVSIDQFGPENGAKPAGQEGAGLLARDVLGKPRLENIQPGYEEFPAASNMVMNAIMTQDKASHHRVQAMLIARNGVTQSWGNTGVEIKRQPYQQNIDLNKTPRFRLRLARSDEGFSAAWAPVGSDSWVTQQTGDADRLTVLDNERYYVGFFAARNARMTVHQAQLTLTPRHAAPGKKFVAKTQPAHVEIASATVAASSDYAFRLRSDRDGVLTVSSDGVECVRGVAVKAGEMFSVSLTLKAETTPVNYTLALADGEKVSGQLQVTRKKVADAKALYASPQGSAQNDGSQAYPLDVASAAALLAPGGVLWLADGDYPYTTLAAAVSGGPEQRKHLRPMGDKAVFHGLQLAASYWDIEGIGVTSKSFSISGSHNLINRVTAWQADDTGIWIASPPGIGRALWASYNTVSHSESWGNKDPGMINADGFAVKMRVGEGNRLVACFSHDNIDDGYDLFNKIEDGPNGVVTIENSVALRNVNNGFKLGGEGIPVAHRISDSVAIENGMDGFTDNFNPGALWVKNNIAVDNKRFNFIFRPGPYTQPEKQGNFENNISLRSKPGMYADAVTGNIDVSNAFLKSEK
- a CDS encoding MFS transporter, whose amino-acid sequence is MSRQTYSPGKKRIVGLGHQLAYGGGNLLGSGALAIAGAWLLYFYTTFCGLSLLEASFIFSVASIIDAISNPLMGYITDNFGKTWLGKRFGRRRFFLLIGAPLMIFYPLLWVEGFGFWYYLSTYVLFELIYTSVMVPYETLATEMTDDFAVRSKLTGYKAIFGKVANFLAALIPGQFILLYGKESARPFFYTGLTYGAILFIAIGLLWLFTWEREDKGEEAARQKQSLWKTVCALARDMQSTFYLRVFRKHLGMYLFGFGAEWLFASVFTYYVVFVLLYDPAILAGLNSLNAVLQLISTAIFIGLCVKNGFSKPYTWALSIVIFAVCCYSLLHFLHLSGPVAWFAIVGITVIFGLGTGGVYYIPWTVYTFLADVDEVFTGRRREGIYAGAMTFSGKIVRSIIVFVMGAILSYYGFQSKSHTQPPEAMNAISWVFFGGVIGLALMAIFFSRQMLLNRKTHLVVLEEVARIKAGGEISDIKPEVRAVIEALVGYPYEECWGRSAICRKMKLAPLVEENSVPLTDDKSASQPTKPQESH